A genome region from Salvia miltiorrhiza cultivar Shanhuang (shh) unplaced genomic scaffold, IMPLAD_Smil_shh original_scaffold_471, whole genome shotgun sequence includes the following:
- the LOC131004945 gene encoding thaumatin-like protein: MKLSASFIALVCLFISSGHVQLTSACTFYVSNKCPFPIWPATAPNQGHPVLAAGGFLLPPGRTHRFQSPGDWSGRIWARTGCNFDASNHLPACETGDCAGKLECGGSIGLPPATLVEFTLQADKRKPSFYDVSVVDGYNLPVAVATRPSEAKCGIAGCVTDLKAACPDELQVRNRRGEVVACKSACLAFDLDQFCCRNQYGTPATCRPNEYSKLFKRACPAYFSYAFDAPSPLVNCPSDDYVVTFCPRGVGGGGVAVD; the protein is encoded by the exons ATGAAATTGTCAGCTTCCTTTATTGCCCTCGTTTGCCTCTTCATCTCATCAG GCCATGTCCAATTAACAAGTGCATGCACTTTCTACGTGAGCAACAAATGCCCATTCCCCATATGGCCGGCGACGGCCCCCAACCAGGGCCACCCCGTCCTCGCCGCCGGCGGCTTCCTCCTCCCACCGGGCCGCACCCATAGATTCCAATCCCCGGGCGACTGGTCGGGCCGGATCTGGGCCCGAACCGGCTGCAATTTCGACGCCTCCAACCACCTACCCGCCTGCGAAACCGGCGACTGCGCCGGCAAACTCGAGTGCGGCGGCTCCATCGGCCTCCCCCCGGCCACCCTTGTCGAGTTCACGCTGCAGGCCGACAAGAGGAAGCCGAGCTTCTACGACGTCAGCGTCGTCGACGGCTACAACCTCCCCGTGGCCGTGGCGACGCGGCCCTCCGAGGCCAAGTGTGGCATCGCGGGCTGCGTGACGGATCTGAAGGCGGCGTGCCCGGACGAACTGCAGGTGAGGAACCGGAGAGGGGAGGTGGTGGCGTGCAAGAGCGCCTGCTTGGCCTTCGATCTCGATCAGTTCTGTTGCCGGAATCAATATGGAACTCCGGCGACGTGCAGGCCCAATGAGTACTCCAAGCTGTTCAAGCGCGCGTGCCCGGCGTATTTTAGCTACGCCTTCGACGCGCCGTCGCCGCTCGTCAACTGCCCGTCGGATGATTATGTCGTGACTTTCTGCCCCCGCGGggttggcggcggcggcgtcgcGGTGGATTAG